Proteins from a single region of Mustela erminea isolate mMusErm1 chromosome X, mMusErm1.Pri, whole genome shotgun sequence:
- the FANCB gene encoding Fanconi anemia group B protein isoform X2 → MSSKQAVSSKEQEMLLCYNGEVLIFQLSEGHFAGKGPAKTPVLHVRRMVFDRRTRAFVQKSTGSFMLKEENSDLKIMCCNCVSDFRTGINLPYIMIQCNKNNNIFTYFLLFLHSTNKFEKRLSFRLSHELKDGVRVLNGPLVLWRHVKTFYSISSQTGKVITVSLNFSSVEWAGEIENLGMVLLGPKTCFLSEEGSTQKLSKSDYAIWNTKFCVYSLENEEVVSDAYIIPPAYTSVITYVHVCATEIVNNQLRMSLIALTRKNQLILFQNGTPKSVCQLPFGDPCAVQLMDSGRGDFFIVSFRSGDACAVWKKNFQVAAKWEKIRSVLIDDFIGTGSEQVLLLFQESLNSDCLSSFTITDLGYVNYSNKTLDCNEDESFEDKERNRYMMVPPLERGLKVGFTCIQELQQHLLLKEKIISKSYKSLINLVQGKDDSTSSAEKAHLFTLCGQEENPVCTFDEKIPDNFQDSEQLVEKIWYRVIDDSLVVGVNTPSLKLSLNHVALSLLLDQAHSFSCRLIKCQNRVIKLSRDFFPAPCSLPCETGSHAKRIKLTVDSEEEEGEEEEKEEESFVCEQSPEKECVQVVTAVTSLSPLLVFGSFCCTVLLQIRERENGNSSEARYIQCGRLFLSLEDLSSRQYLLIFPKKKPIEHMEDLFALLTAFKKTCFQITSSNYSLTSMKTWLQEYMKCEDIKEFPEICFCKMPGSFYGTLFQWKQKTPFEGILIIYSRNQTVLFQCLHNLIRALPINCFFKNLKFGSVDFLINHLALTLEKELVTHRSLSSALVKVENNLVQSCEASKEKSSGVAALSDREENVHPYRKELQREKKRTLGTDLKATAIAGEYIGMEKP, encoded by the exons ATGTCTAGCAAACAAGCCGTGTCATCTAAGGAACAAGAAATGCTTTTGTGTTATAATGGGGAAGTCCTTATTTTTCAGCTGTCTGAGGGACATTTTGCAGGTAAAGGGCCTGCAAAAACACCTGTATTACATGTCAGGAGAATGGTGTTTGACAGAAGAACAAGAGCATTTGTTCAGAAGTCCACTGGATCCTTTATGTTAAAGGAAGAAaactctgatttaaaaattatgtgttgCAACTGTGTGTCCGATTTCAGAACTGGAATTAATCTCCCTTATATCATGATACAatgcaataaaaacaataacatcttcacatattttcttctatttcttcacagtaccaataaatttgaaaagcgTTTAAGCTTTAGACTAAGCCATGAGTTGAAGGATGGTGTAAGGGTCCTTAATGGTCCATTAGTTTTATGGAGACATGTCAAAACGTTCTACTCTATCTCTTCCCAAACAGGCAAAGTTATTACTGTGTCtcttaatttttcctctgttgagtGGGCAGGGGAGATTGAAAATCTAGGTATGGTTTTATTAGGACCGAAGACATGTTTTTTATCTGAAGAAGGATCCACTCAAAAGCTTTCAAAATCAGATTATGCAATTTGGAATACCAAATTTTGTGTATACTCCCTTGAAAATGAAGAAGTAGTAAGTGATGCATACATTATCCCTCCTGCTTATACAAGTGTAATAACTTATGTGCATGTCTGTGCAACTGAGATTGTCAACAATCAGTTAAGAATGTCTCTGATTGCCCTTACTCGAAAGAATCAgctgattttatttcaaaatgggaCTCCTAAAAGCGTGTGCCAGCTTCCATTTGGAGATCCTTGTGCAGTTCAACTTATGGATTCAGGCAGAGGAGACTTTTTCATCGTATCCTTTAGGTCTGGTGATGCTTGTGCCGTTTGGAAAAAGAACTTTCAG gTTGCTGCTAAGTGGGAAAAAATTAGATCAGTACTGATAGATGACTTTATAGGAACTGGAAGTGAACAAGTACTGCTACTTTTTCAAGAGTCCTTGAATTCAGATTGCCTGAGTTCATTTACAATAACAGATCTTGGCTACGTGAACTATTCA aacAAAACATTGGATTGCAATGAAGATGAGTCATTTGAAGACAAAGAACGGAATCGTTATATGATGGTTCCACCTCTGGAAAGAGGATTGAAA GTTGGTTTCACTTGTATTCAGGAATTGCAGCAGCATCTCTTgcttaaggaaaaaattatttcaaaatcttacAAAAGTTTAATAAACCTGGTTCAAGGGAAAGATGATAGTACATCAAGTGCAGAGAAG GCACATCTTTTTACTCTTTGTGGTCAAGAAGAAAATCCTGTCTGTACCTTTGATGAAAAGATACCAGACAATTTTCAAGATTCAGAACAGCTAGTAGAGAAGATATGGTATCGTGTAATAGATGACAGCTTAGTTGTTGGAGTGAATACCCCATCTTTGAAGCT GTCCCTGAATCATGTGGCTTTATCACTGTTATTGGATCAAGCTCATAGCTTCAGCTGTCGGCTTATTAAGTGTCAAAATAGGGTGATCAAGTTGAGTAGGGattttttcccagcaccatgctCACTGCCATGTGAAACAGGATCACATGCAAAAAGGATCAAGTTGACTGTTGacagtgaggaggaagagggagaggaagaggaaaaggaagaggaaagctTTGTTTGTGAACAGTCACCTGAGAAAGAGTGTGTACAGGTCGTTACTGCTGTAACATCTCTTTCACCACTTTTAGTGTTCGGTAGCTTTTGTTGTACTGTGCTGCTACAAATTAGGGAGAGGGAAAACGGTAACTCTTCTGAAGCTCGTTATATTCAGTGTGGCAGACTTTTTTTAAGCCTAGAAGACCTTTCAAGTAGGCAATACCTGCtgatatttccaaagaagaaaccTATAG AACACATGGAAGATCTGTTTGCACTTCTCACAGCgtttaaaaaaacttgttttcaAATCACATCATCCAACTATTCTCTGACTTCAATGAAGACGTGGCTCCAGGAATACATGAAATGTGAAGATATCAAAGAATTTCCAGAAATTTGCTTTTGCAAGATGCCAGGGAGTTTCTATGGGACACTCTTCCAGTGGAAACAAAAAACACCATTTGAAGGGATTTTAATCATCTATTCCAG GAATCAAACAGTTTTGTTCCAGTGCCTTCATAATCTCATCAGAGCTCTCCCTATAAACTGTTTcttcaaaaatctaaaatttggAAGTGTCGATTTCCTAATTAATCACTTGGCGTTAACTTTGGAGAAGGAATTGGTTACCCAtcgttctctttcttctgccttagtTAAGGTTGAAAACAACTTGGTGCAAAGTTGTGAAGCAAGCAAAGAAAAGAGTAGTGGTGTGGCGGCTTTATCAGACAGAGAGGAAAACGTCCATCCCTACAGAAAAGaactacagagagaaaagaagcgaACGTTGGGGACAGACCTAAAA
- the FANCB gene encoding Fanconi anemia group B protein isoform X1, whose amino-acid sequence MSSKQAVSSKEQEMLLCYNGEVLIFQLSEGHFAGKGPAKTPVLHVRRMVFDRRTRAFVQKSTGSFMLKEENSDLKIMCCNCVSDFRTGINLPYIMIQCNKNNNIFTYFLLFLHSTNKFEKRLSFRLSHELKDGVRVLNGPLVLWRHVKTFYSISSQTGKVITVSLNFSSVEWAGEIENLGMVLLGPKTCFLSEEGSTQKLSKSDYAIWNTKFCVYSLENEEVVSDAYIIPPAYTSVITYVHVCATEIVNNQLRMSLIALTRKNQLILFQNGTPKSVCQLPFGDPCAVQLMDSGRGDFFIVSFRSGDACAVWKKNFQVAAKWEKIRSVLIDDFIGTGSEQVLLLFQESLNSDCLSSFTITDLGYVNYSNKTLDCNEDESFEDKERNRYMMVPPLERGLKVGFTCIQELQQHLLLKEKIISKSYKSLINLVQGKDDSTSSAEKAHLFTLCGQEENPVCTFDEKIPDNFQDSEQLVEKIWYRVIDDSLVVGVNTPSLKLSLNHVALSLLLDQAHSFSCRLIKCQNRVIKLSRDFFPAPCSLPCETGSHAKRIKLTVDSEEEEGEEEEKEEESFVCEQSPEKECVQVVTAVTSLSPLLVFGSFCCTVLLQIRERENGNSSEARYIQCGRLFLSLEDLSSRQYLLIFPKKKPIEHMEDLFALLTAFKKTCFQITSSNYSLTSMKTWLQEYMKCEDIKEFPEICFCKMPGSFYGTLFQWKQKTPFEGILIIYSRNQTVLFQCLHNLIRALPINCFFKNLKFGSVDFLINHLALTLEKELVTHRSLSSALVKVENNLVQSCEASKEKSSGVAALSDREENVHPYRKELQREKKRTLGTDLKVSGALYREMTLKLAEVQLRSDLAAQKLAGL is encoded by the exons ATGTCTAGCAAACAAGCCGTGTCATCTAAGGAACAAGAAATGCTTTTGTGTTATAATGGGGAAGTCCTTATTTTTCAGCTGTCTGAGGGACATTTTGCAGGTAAAGGGCCTGCAAAAACACCTGTATTACATGTCAGGAGAATGGTGTTTGACAGAAGAACAAGAGCATTTGTTCAGAAGTCCACTGGATCCTTTATGTTAAAGGAAGAAaactctgatttaaaaattatgtgttgCAACTGTGTGTCCGATTTCAGAACTGGAATTAATCTCCCTTATATCATGATACAatgcaataaaaacaataacatcttcacatattttcttctatttcttcacagtaccaataaatttgaaaagcgTTTAAGCTTTAGACTAAGCCATGAGTTGAAGGATGGTGTAAGGGTCCTTAATGGTCCATTAGTTTTATGGAGACATGTCAAAACGTTCTACTCTATCTCTTCCCAAACAGGCAAAGTTATTACTGTGTCtcttaatttttcctctgttgagtGGGCAGGGGAGATTGAAAATCTAGGTATGGTTTTATTAGGACCGAAGACATGTTTTTTATCTGAAGAAGGATCCACTCAAAAGCTTTCAAAATCAGATTATGCAATTTGGAATACCAAATTTTGTGTATACTCCCTTGAAAATGAAGAAGTAGTAAGTGATGCATACATTATCCCTCCTGCTTATACAAGTGTAATAACTTATGTGCATGTCTGTGCAACTGAGATTGTCAACAATCAGTTAAGAATGTCTCTGATTGCCCTTACTCGAAAGAATCAgctgattttatttcaaaatgggaCTCCTAAAAGCGTGTGCCAGCTTCCATTTGGAGATCCTTGTGCAGTTCAACTTATGGATTCAGGCAGAGGAGACTTTTTCATCGTATCCTTTAGGTCTGGTGATGCTTGTGCCGTTTGGAAAAAGAACTTTCAG gTTGCTGCTAAGTGGGAAAAAATTAGATCAGTACTGATAGATGACTTTATAGGAACTGGAAGTGAACAAGTACTGCTACTTTTTCAAGAGTCCTTGAATTCAGATTGCCTGAGTTCATTTACAATAACAGATCTTGGCTACGTGAACTATTCA aacAAAACATTGGATTGCAATGAAGATGAGTCATTTGAAGACAAAGAACGGAATCGTTATATGATGGTTCCACCTCTGGAAAGAGGATTGAAA GTTGGTTTCACTTGTATTCAGGAATTGCAGCAGCATCTCTTgcttaaggaaaaaattatttcaaaatcttacAAAAGTTTAATAAACCTGGTTCAAGGGAAAGATGATAGTACATCAAGTGCAGAGAAG GCACATCTTTTTACTCTTTGTGGTCAAGAAGAAAATCCTGTCTGTACCTTTGATGAAAAGATACCAGACAATTTTCAAGATTCAGAACAGCTAGTAGAGAAGATATGGTATCGTGTAATAGATGACAGCTTAGTTGTTGGAGTGAATACCCCATCTTTGAAGCT GTCCCTGAATCATGTGGCTTTATCACTGTTATTGGATCAAGCTCATAGCTTCAGCTGTCGGCTTATTAAGTGTCAAAATAGGGTGATCAAGTTGAGTAGGGattttttcccagcaccatgctCACTGCCATGTGAAACAGGATCACATGCAAAAAGGATCAAGTTGACTGTTGacagtgaggaggaagagggagaggaagaggaaaaggaagaggaaagctTTGTTTGTGAACAGTCACCTGAGAAAGAGTGTGTACAGGTCGTTACTGCTGTAACATCTCTTTCACCACTTTTAGTGTTCGGTAGCTTTTGTTGTACTGTGCTGCTACAAATTAGGGAGAGGGAAAACGGTAACTCTTCTGAAGCTCGTTATATTCAGTGTGGCAGACTTTTTTTAAGCCTAGAAGACCTTTCAAGTAGGCAATACCTGCtgatatttccaaagaagaaaccTATAG AACACATGGAAGATCTGTTTGCACTTCTCACAGCgtttaaaaaaacttgttttcaAATCACATCATCCAACTATTCTCTGACTTCAATGAAGACGTGGCTCCAGGAATACATGAAATGTGAAGATATCAAAGAATTTCCAGAAATTTGCTTTTGCAAGATGCCAGGGAGTTTCTATGGGACACTCTTCCAGTGGAAACAAAAAACACCATTTGAAGGGATTTTAATCATCTATTCCAG GAATCAAACAGTTTTGTTCCAGTGCCTTCATAATCTCATCAGAGCTCTCCCTATAAACTGTTTcttcaaaaatctaaaatttggAAGTGTCGATTTCCTAATTAATCACTTGGCGTTAACTTTGGAGAAGGAATTGGTTACCCAtcgttctctttcttctgccttagtTAAGGTTGAAAACAACTTGGTGCAAAGTTGTGAAGCAAGCAAAGAAAAGAGTAGTGGTGTGGCGGCTTTATCAGACAGAGAGGAAAACGTCCATCCCTACAGAAAAGaactacagagagaaaagaagcgaACGTTGGGGACAGACCTAAAAGTGAGTGGTGCCCTTTATAGAGAAATGACTTTGAAGTTAGCTGAGGTTCAGCTGAGATCAGACCTTGCTGCACAGAAACTGGCTGGTTTATAA